A single Drosophila ananassae strain 14024-0371.13 chromosome 3L, ASM1763931v2, whole genome shotgun sequence DNA region contains:
- the LOC6494049 gene encoding centrosomin isoform X3 has translation MDQSKQVLRDYCGDGNGTCTSSLREITLIETVTSFLEENGAAEIDRKVLRKLAEALSKSIDDTSPGALQDVTMENSYASFDPSRPPGGSHSPMAVQGRSVRELEEQMSTLRKENFNLKLRIYFMEEGQPGARSNHNGESASKQLIESKIEVEVLRKTVEEKTELLKDAARAISHHEEIQRKADMESQAMIDHLQEQIRGYQAASRAGNPSAVIDAEKLRRLEQEIQRLENELLEGDMRHTAAKSQLEFALAERLDSLMACEAKIEELAIKNAELVERLQKDTESSEAANAKRELNAQLADRMCELQDAQEKLKERERIHEQACRTIQKLMQKLSSQEKEIKRLNQQQKEQSVNKENDTAKSIASPSSTGRSLSDNEVCSPDISSSLKDRYELKISEQEELIKQLKAEVKKKTTNLQNLVNRELWEKNREVERLTKLLANQQKSLPQIGEESSGEAVADLQQSFSEADYLRAVERNKLLQRKVDVLFQRLTDDQQNSAVISQLRMELKKAHADVESADKWRLECADVCGVLTNRLEELAGFLNSLLKHKDVLGVLAADRRHAMRKAVDRSLDLSKSLNMTLNITGTSLADQSLAQLCNLSEILYTEGDLSQKTFNSHEEIHAASSMSPTMENLKAENKALKRELEKRRSTDGQQQLRKERRSLPLPSQQLDNHSESEAWSEPDRKVSLARIGLEENSNSLAAPEQPGSESESEGRACSTRQDRSRNSERIAQLEEQIAQKDERMLNVQCQLVDLDNRYKQEQLRCMELTQQLEQLRAINEALKADLQAIGTHEDQRMVELQKLLEVKSQQIDQLKLAQSTLTADAQITDMELQAAQQQIHEMEQQYSESVDQLQTQLEKHKVEAIEQLEEHERLHQEALERDWVALSTYQEQAQQLLELQRSLDYHQENEKELKQTLVENELATRALKKQLDESTLQASKAVMERTKAYNDKLQLEKRSEELKQQLEALKEEQRNLQQQQKRSNSSDVSQSGYTSEEVAVPMGAGALGAAQAGAASNPAAAAVVAQRLNNSSPDLGIESDAGRISSVELSNAQRALLKTVELTSEKTKSEENASPEGKGTVTTTDHDCAKVDLENAELRRKLIRTKRAFEDTYEKLRLANKAKAQVEKDIKNQILKTHNVLRNVRSNMENEL, from the exons ATGGACCAATCAAAACAGGTTCTGCGGGACTATTGCGGCGATGGCAATGGAACCTGCACATCGTCCTTGAGGGAGATAACCTTGATCGAAACCGTGACCAGCTTCCTGGAAGAGAATGGCGCAGCAGAAATTGACAGGAAGGTGCTCCGCAAACTGGCCGAGGCTCTGTCCAAGAGCATAGACGA CACCAGTCCAGGGGCTTTGCAAGATGTCACCATGGAGAATTCAT atgccagttttgatccatctcgACCACCAGGTGGCAGCCACTCGCCGATGGCTGTCCAGGGTCGATCGGTGCGTGAACTGGAGGAACAAATGTCGACGCTTCGGAAGGAAAACTTCAATCTGAAGCTGCGCATCTACTTTATGGAGGAAGGCCAGCCAGGTGCCCGTTCCAATCACAACGGCGAATCCGCATCCAAGCAGCTGATTGAGTCAAAGATTGAGGTCGAGGTGCTGCGCAAAACGGTGGAGGAGAAGACGGAGCTCTTGAAGGATGCCGCCAGGGCCATTTCCCATCACGAGGAGATACAGCGCAAGGCGGATATGGAAAGTCAGGCCATGATTGATCATCTGCAGGAACAAATACGCGGCTATCAG GCTGCATCTAGAGCTGGCAACCCAAGTGCTGTGATTGACGCTGAGAAGCTCAGGCGGCTGGAGCAAGAGATCCAGAGGCTGGAGAACGAACTGCTGGAGGGCGATATGCGTCACACGGCAGCTAAGAGTCAGTTGGAATTCGCGCTGGCCGAGCGCCTGGACTCACTGATGGCCTGCGAGGCCAAGATCGAGGAGCTCGCCATCAAGAATGCCGAGCTGGTGGAACGCCTCCAAAAGGATACAGAATCCAGCGAAGCGGCCAAT GCTAAGCGAGAACTGAACGCCCAGTTGGCCGACAGGATGTGCGAGCTGCAGGATGCCCAAGAGAAGCTGAAGGAGCGAGAGCGCATCCACGAGCAGGCCTGTCGCACCATCCAGAAGTTGATGCAGAAGCTGAGCAGCCAAGAGAAGGAGATCAAGCGGCTTAATCAGCAGCAGAAGGAGCAGTCGGTTAACAAGGAG AACGACACCGCCAAATCGATTGCTTCGCCCTCATCAACTGGCCGATCCCTGAGCGACAACGAGGTCTGTTCCCCGGACATCTCTTCGAGCTTGAAGGATCGTTACGAGCTTAAGATTTCCGAGCAGGAGGAACTAATCAAGCAGCTGAAAGCAGAGGTTAAAAAGAAGACGACCAACCTGCAGAACCTGGTGAACAGAGAGCTTTGGGAGAAGAACCGTGAGGTGGAGCGCCTCACCAAGCTTCTGGCGAACCAACAAAAGTCGCTTCCTCAGATCGGTGAGGAGTCCTCCGGTGAAGCTGTCGCGGATCTCCAGCAGTCATTCTCTGAGGCAGACTACTTGCGTGCGGTGGAACGCAACAAGCTGCTGCAACGTAAGGTGGACGTACTCTTCCAGCGGCTGACCGATGATCAACAGAATTCCGCTGTTATAAGCCAACTGCGTATGGAGCTCAAGAAAGCCCACGCGGATGTGGAGAGTGCGGACAAGTGGCGCCTGGAGTGCGCCGACGTTTGCGGTGTGCTGACCAATCGCCTGGAGGAACTGGCCGGTTTCCTCAACTCCCTGCTGAAGCACAAGGATGTGCTAGGGGTGCTTGCCGCAGATCGTCGTCACGCCATGCGAAAGGCCGTGGATCGCAGTCTGGATCTGTCCAAGAGCCTCAACATGACTCTTAACATCACGGGCACCTCCCTGGCCGACCAGAGTCTGGCCCAGCTGTGCAATCTCTCCGAGATTCTGTACACCGAAGGTGACCTTAGTCAAAAGACTTTCAATTCCCACGAAGAGATCCATGCCGCCAGTTCAATGAGTCCAACAATGGAGAACTTGAAGGCGGAGAACAAGGCTCTCAAGCGGGAACTGGAGAAGCGACGCTCCACCGATGGTCAACAGCAGCTGCGCAAGGAGCGCCGTTCGCTGCCGCTTCCCAGCCAGCAGTTGGACAACCACAGCGAGTCAGAGGCTTGGTCGGAGCCAGATCGCAAGGTTTCCTTGGCGCGCATCGGCTTGGAGGAGAACTCCAATAGCTTGGCGGCACCCGAGCAGCCTGGCAGTGAGTCCGAAAGCGAAGGACGCGCCTGCTCGACTCGCCAAGACCGAAGCCGCAACAGCGAGCGCATCGCTCAGCTGGAGGAGCAAATCGCCCAGAAGGACGAACGAATGCTTAACGTGCAGTGCCAACTAGTGGATCTGGACAACCGATACAAACAAGAGCAACTGCGCTGCATGGAACTCACCCAGCAACTGGAGCAGCTTCGAGCCATCAACGAAGCTCTCAAAGCAGATCTGCAAGCCATTGGAACCCACGAGGACCAGCGAATGGTGGAGCTACAGAAGCTGCTGGAGGTTAAGAGTCAGCAGATCGATCAGTTGAAGCTCGCCCAAAGTACTTTGACAGCCGATGCCCAAATAACCGATATGGAGCTACAAGCGGCACAGCAGCAGATCCACGAGATGGAGCAACAATACTCTGAGTCGGTGGATCAGTTGCAGACCCAGCTGGAGAAGCACAAGGTGGAGGCAATTGAACAGCTCGAGGAGCACGAGCGCCTGCACCAGGAGGCCCTCGAACGCGACTGGGTGGCACTGAGCACCTATCAGGAGCAGGCTCAACAGTTGCTGGAGTTGCAGCGTTCCCTAGACTACCACCAGGAGAACGAGAAGGAGCTGAAGCAGACTCTGGTGGAGAATGAGCTGGCCACACGGGCTCTCAAGAAACAGCTAGACGAAAGCACTCTGCAGGCCTCCAAGGCGGTGATGGAGCGCACCAAGGCCTACAACGACAAGCTGCAGTTGGAGAAGCGCTCCGAGGAACTGAAACAGCAGCTGGAGGCTCTCAAGGAGGAGCAACGCAAccttcagcagcagcagaagcgcTCCAACAGCAGCGATGTCTCCCAATCAGGGTATACCTCCGAGGAGGTGGCCGTGCCTATGGGTGCGGGGGCTCTTGGAGCTGCCCAAGCGGGTGCCGCTTCCAATCCAGCTGCCGCTGCTGTGGTGGCCCAGAGGCTGAACAATTCATCCCCGGATTTGGGAATAGAAAGTGATGCAGGACGCATTTCCAGCGTGGAACTGTCCAATGCCCAGCGAGCACTGCTCAAGACAGTGGAACTTACGAGCGAGAAGACCAAGTCAGAAG AAAATGCTTCTCCAGAGGGAAAGGGCACTGTTACCACCACAGACCACGACTGTGCCAAGGTAGATCTTGAAAATGCCGAACTGAGGCGCAAACTAATCCGCACCAAGCGCGCATTCGAAGACACCTACGAAAAACTGCGTCTGGCTAACAAAGCAAAAGCACAAGTCGAGAAAGACATCAAAAATCAAATACTAAAAACGCACAACGTCCTGCGAAATGTTCGCTCAAACATGGAAAATGAGTTATAA
- the LOC6494049 gene encoding centrosomin isoform X12 — translation MDQSKQVLRDYCGDGNGTCTSSLREITLIETVTSFLEENGAAEIDRKVLRKLAEALSKSIDDTSPGALQDVTMENSYASFDPSRPPGGSHSPMAVQGRSVRELEEQMSTLRKENFNLKLRIYFMEEGQPGARSNHNGESASKQLIESKIEVEVLRKTVEEKTELLKDAARAISHHEEIQRKADMESQAMIDHLQEQIRGYQAASRAGNPSAVIDAEKLRRLEQEIQRLENELLEGDMRHTAAKSQLEFALAERLDSLMACEAKIEELAIKNAELVERLQKDTESSEAANETIVKLRAELGGCHDENGRLTNAVSAAETELKRQNNSIREATDTLDVQRKAIQLMEGNIKHKDANYSRLLGSVLDYEALIAKQTTEMDSLRQEIQYYRDLTENLQQKVQMQRLERVAIVQPMRTVADAGCLMWQTGPCTRKSLPVECRPGDLFFRPGCPAPKHQSSSTAAAAAASNASATTSAIATASSEQATDPSTNEHPQQPEAAIPRWTCGAPNCCCTQHGLLQLLAAKFDWVPAVPLAMGHLALKLTLLWVRLHTCLLSTGTPIYAKRELNAQLADRMCELQDAQEKLKERERIHEQACRTIQKLMQKLSSQEKEIKRLNQQQKEQSVNKENDTAKSIASPSSTGRSLSDNEVCSPDISSSLKDRYELKISEQEELIKQLKAEVKKKTTNLQNLVNRELWEKNREVERLTKLLANQQKSLPQIGEESSGEAVADLQQSFSEADYLRAVERNKLLQRKVDVLFQRLTDDQQNSAVISQLRMELKKAHADVESADKWRLECADVCGVLTNRLEELAGFLNSLLKHKDVLGVLAADRRHAMRKAVDRSLDLSKSLNMTLNITGTSLADQSLAQLCNLSEILYTEGDLSQKTFNSHEEIHAASSMSPTMENLKAENKALKRELEKRRSTDGQQQLRKERRSLPLPSQQLDNHSESEAWSEPDRKVSLARIGLEENSNSLAAPEQPGSESESEGRACSTRQDRSRNSERIAQLEEQIAQKDERMLNVQCQLVDLDNRYKQEQLRCMELTQQLEQLRAINEALKADLQAIGTHEDQRMVELQKLLEVKSQQIDQLKLAQSTLTADAQITDMELQAAQQQIHEMEQQYSESVDQLQTQLEKHKVEAIEQLEEHERLHQEALERDWVALSTYQEQAQQLLELQRSLDYHQENEKELKQTLVENELATRALKKQLDESTLQASKAVMERTKAYNDKLQLEKRSEELKQQLEALKEEQRNLQQQQKRSNSSDVSQSGYTSEEVAVPMGAGALGAAQAGAASNPAAAAVVAQRLNNSSPDLGIESDAGRISSVELSNAQRALLKTVELTSEKTKSEENASPEGKGTVTTTDHDCAKVDLENAELRRKLIRTKRAFEDTYEKLRLANKAKAQVEKDIKNQILKTHNVLRNVRSNMENEL, via the exons ATGGACCAATCAAAACAGGTTCTGCGGGACTATTGCGGCGATGGCAATGGAACCTGCACATCGTCCTTGAGGGAGATAACCTTGATCGAAACCGTGACCAGCTTCCTGGAAGAGAATGGCGCAGCAGAAATTGACAGGAAGGTGCTCCGCAAACTGGCCGAGGCTCTGTCCAAGAGCATAGACGA CACCAGTCCAGGGGCTTTGCAAGATGTCACCATGGAGAATTCAT atgccagttttgatccatctcgACCACCAGGTGGCAGCCACTCGCCGATGGCTGTCCAGGGTCGATCGGTGCGTGAACTGGAGGAACAAATGTCGACGCTTCGGAAGGAAAACTTCAATCTGAAGCTGCGCATCTACTTTATGGAGGAAGGCCAGCCAGGTGCCCGTTCCAATCACAACGGCGAATCCGCATCCAAGCAGCTGATTGAGTCAAAGATTGAGGTCGAGGTGCTGCGCAAAACGGTGGAGGAGAAGACGGAGCTCTTGAAGGATGCCGCCAGGGCCATTTCCCATCACGAGGAGATACAGCGCAAGGCGGATATGGAAAGTCAGGCCATGATTGATCATCTGCAGGAACAAATACGCGGCTATCAG GCTGCATCTAGAGCTGGCAACCCAAGTGCTGTGATTGACGCTGAGAAGCTCAGGCGGCTGGAGCAAGAGATCCAGAGGCTGGAGAACGAACTGCTGGAGGGCGATATGCGTCACACGGCAGCTAAGAGTCAGTTGGAATTCGCGCTGGCCGAGCGCCTGGACTCACTGATGGCCTGCGAGGCCAAGATCGAGGAGCTCGCCATCAAGAATGCCGAGCTGGTGGAACGCCTCCAAAAGGATACAGAATCCAGCGAAGCGGCCAAT GAGACCATTGTGAAGCTAAGGGCCGAACTAGGGGGTTGCCATGATGAGAACGGACGGCTGACGAACGCCGTCAGTGCGGCGGAGACGGAGCTAAAGCGTCAGAACAATTCGATCAGGGAGGCCACCGATACGCTGGACGTCCAGCGAAAGGCCATCCAGTTAATGGAA GGCAATATCAAGCACAAAGATGCCAATTACAGCCGCCTGTTGGGAAGTGTATTGGATTATGAGGCGCTGATAGCCAAGCAGACCACTGAGATGGATTCGTTGCGACAGGAGATTCAATACTACCGCGATCTCACCGAAAATCTGCAGCAGAAGGTGCAAATGCAGCGGCTCGAACGCGTGGCCATTGTGCAGCCGATGCGCACGGTGGCGGATGCCGGG TGTCTTATGTGGCAGACGGGGCCCTGTACGCGAAAGTCTTTGCCAGTGGAGTGCCGCCCAGGTGATCTTTTCTTCCGACCCGGATGCCCAGCTCCTAAACACCAATCATCgtccacagcagcagcagcagcagcgtcaAACGCATCAGCAACAACCTCAGCCATTGCAACAGCTTCCAGTGAACAGGCAACCGACCCATCTACCAACGAGCATCCACAGCAGCCGGAGGCAGCGATACCCCGGTGGACATGCGGCGCTCCTAACTGTTGCTGCACCCAGCACGGCCTTTTACAATTACTCGCTGCCAAGTTTGACTGGGTTCCGGCAGTTCCTTTGGCGATGGGGCACCTCGCCCTCAAACTGACCCTTTTGTGGGTGCGATTGCACACCTGCCTGTTGAGCACCGGAACTCCGATCTAT GCTAAGCGAGAACTGAACGCCCAGTTGGCCGACAGGATGTGCGAGCTGCAGGATGCCCAAGAGAAGCTGAAGGAGCGAGAGCGCATCCACGAGCAGGCCTGTCGCACCATCCAGAAGTTGATGCAGAAGCTGAGCAGCCAAGAGAAGGAGATCAAGCGGCTTAATCAGCAGCAGAAGGAGCAGTCGGTTAACAAGGAG AACGACACCGCCAAATCGATTGCTTCGCCCTCATCAACTGGCCGATCCCTGAGCGACAACGAGGTCTGTTCCCCGGACATCTCTTCGAGCTTGAAGGATCGTTACGAGCTTAAGATTTCCGAGCAGGAGGAACTAATCAAGCAGCTGAAAGCAGAGGTTAAAAAGAAGACGACCAACCTGCAGAACCTGGTGAACAGAGAGCTTTGGGAGAAGAACCGTGAGGTGGAGCGCCTCACCAAGCTTCTGGCGAACCAACAAAAGTCGCTTCCTCAGATCGGTGAGGAGTCCTCCGGTGAAGCTGTCGCGGATCTCCAGCAGTCATTCTCTGAGGCAGACTACTTGCGTGCGGTGGAACGCAACAAGCTGCTGCAACGTAAGGTGGACGTACTCTTCCAGCGGCTGACCGATGATCAACAGAATTCCGCTGTTATAAGCCAACTGCGTATGGAGCTCAAGAAAGCCCACGCGGATGTGGAGAGTGCGGACAAGTGGCGCCTGGAGTGCGCCGACGTTTGCGGTGTGCTGACCAATCGCCTGGAGGAACTGGCCGGTTTCCTCAACTCCCTGCTGAAGCACAAGGATGTGCTAGGGGTGCTTGCCGCAGATCGTCGTCACGCCATGCGAAAGGCCGTGGATCGCAGTCTGGATCTGTCCAAGAGCCTCAACATGACTCTTAACATCACGGGCACCTCCCTGGCCGACCAGAGTCTGGCCCAGCTGTGCAATCTCTCCGAGATTCTGTACACCGAAGGTGACCTTAGTCAAAAGACTTTCAATTCCCACGAAGAGATCCATGCCGCCAGTTCAATGAGTCCAACAATGGAGAACTTGAAGGCGGAGAACAAGGCTCTCAAGCGGGAACTGGAGAAGCGACGCTCCACCGATGGTCAACAGCAGCTGCGCAAGGAGCGCCGTTCGCTGCCGCTTCCCAGCCAGCAGTTGGACAACCACAGCGAGTCAGAGGCTTGGTCGGAGCCAGATCGCAAGGTTTCCTTGGCGCGCATCGGCTTGGAGGAGAACTCCAATAGCTTGGCGGCACCCGAGCAGCCTGGCAGTGAGTCCGAAAGCGAAGGACGCGCCTGCTCGACTCGCCAAGACCGAAGCCGCAACAGCGAGCGCATCGCTCAGCTGGAGGAGCAAATCGCCCAGAAGGACGAACGAATGCTTAACGTGCAGTGCCAACTAGTGGATCTGGACAACCGATACAAACAAGAGCAACTGCGCTGCATGGAACTCACCCAGCAACTGGAGCAGCTTCGAGCCATCAACGAAGCTCTCAAAGCAGATCTGCAAGCCATTGGAACCCACGAGGACCAGCGAATGGTGGAGCTACAGAAGCTGCTGGAGGTTAAGAGTCAGCAGATCGATCAGTTGAAGCTCGCCCAAAGTACTTTGACAGCCGATGCCCAAATAACCGATATGGAGCTACAAGCGGCACAGCAGCAGATCCACGAGATGGAGCAACAATACTCTGAGTCGGTGGATCAGTTGCAGACCCAGCTGGAGAAGCACAAGGTGGAGGCAATTGAACAGCTCGAGGAGCACGAGCGCCTGCACCAGGAGGCCCTCGAACGCGACTGGGTGGCACTGAGCACCTATCAGGAGCAGGCTCAACAGTTGCTGGAGTTGCAGCGTTCCCTAGACTACCACCAGGAGAACGAGAAGGAGCTGAAGCAGACTCTGGTGGAGAATGAGCTGGCCACACGGGCTCTCAAGAAACAGCTAGACGAAAGCACTCTGCAGGCCTCCAAGGCGGTGATGGAGCGCACCAAGGCCTACAACGACAAGCTGCAGTTGGAGAAGCGCTCCGAGGAACTGAAACAGCAGCTGGAGGCTCTCAAGGAGGAGCAACGCAAccttcagcagcagcagaagcgcTCCAACAGCAGCGATGTCTCCCAATCAGGGTATACCTCCGAGGAGGTGGCCGTGCCTATGGGTGCGGGGGCTCTTGGAGCTGCCCAAGCGGGTGCCGCTTCCAATCCAGCTGCCGCTGCTGTGGTGGCCCAGAGGCTGAACAATTCATCCCCGGATTTGGGAATAGAAAGTGATGCAGGACGCATTTCCAGCGTGGAACTGTCCAATGCCCAGCGAGCACTGCTCAAGACAGTGGAACTTACGAGCGAGAAGACCAAGTCAGAAG AAAATGCTTCTCCAGAGGGAAAGGGCACTGTTACCACCACAGACCACGACTGTGCCAAGGTAGATCTTGAAAATGCCGAACTGAGGCGCAAACTAATCCGCACCAAGCGCGCATTCGAAGACACCTACGAAAAACTGCGTCTGGCTAACAAAGCAAAAGCACAAGTCGAGAAAGACATCAAAAATCAAATACTAAAAACGCACAACGTCCTGCGAAATGTTCGCTCAAACATGGAAAATGAGTTATAA
- the LOC6494049 gene encoding centrosomin isoform X6, with product MYYTITSPGALQDVTMENSYASFDPSRPPGGSHSPMAVQGRSVRELEEQMSTLRKENFNLKLRIYFMEEGQPGARSNHNGESASKQLIESKIEVEVLRKTVEEKTELLKDAARAISHHEEIQRKADMESQAMIDHLQEQIRGYQAASRAGNPSAVIDAEKLRRLEQEIQRLENELLEGDMRHTAAKSQLEFALAERLDSLMACEAKIEELAIKNAELVERLQKDTESSEAANAKRELNAQLADRMCELQDAQEKLKERERIHEQACRTIQKLMQKLSSQEKEIKRLNQQQKEQSVNKENDTAKSIASPSSTGRSLSDNEVCSPDISSSLKDRYELKISEQEELIKQLKAEVKKKTTNLQNLVNRELWEKNREVERLTKLLANQQKSLPQIGEESSGEAVADLQQSFSEADYLRAVERNKLLQRKVDVLFQRLTDDQQNSAVISQLRMELKKAHADVESADKWRLECADVCGVLTNRLEELAGFLNSLLKHKDVLGVLAADRRHAMRKAVDRSLDLSKSLNMTLNITGTSLADQSLAQLCNLSEILYTEGDLSQKTFNSHEEIHAASSMSPTMENLKAENKALKRELEKRRSTDGQQQLRKERRSLPLPSQQLDNHSESEAWSEPDRKVSLARIGLEENSNSLAAPEQPGSESESEGRACSTRQDRSRNSERIAQLEEQIAQKDERMLNVQCQLVDLDNRYKQEQLRCMELTQQLEQLRAINEALKADLQAIGTHEDQRMVELQKLLEVKSQQIDQLKLAQSTLTADAQITDMELQAAQQQIHEMEQQYSESVDQLQTQLEKHKVEAIEQLEEHERLHQEALERDWVALSTYQEQAQQLLELQRSLDYHQENEKELKQTLVENELATRALKKQLDESTLQASKAVMERTKAYNDKLQLEKRSEELKQQLEALKEEQRNLQQQQKRSNSSDVSQSGYTSEEVAVPMGAGALGAAQAGAASNPAAAAVVAQRLNNSSPDLGIESDAGRISSVELSNAQRALLKTVELTSEKTKSEENASPEGKGTVTTTDHDCAKVDLENAELRRKLIRTKRAFEDTYEKLRLANKAKAQVEKDIKNQILKTHNVLRNVRSNMENEL from the exons ATGTACTATACAAT CACCAGTCCAGGGGCTTTGCAAGATGTCACCATGGAGAATTCAT atgccagttttgatccatctcgACCACCAGGTGGCAGCCACTCGCCGATGGCTGTCCAGGGTCGATCGGTGCGTGAACTGGAGGAACAAATGTCGACGCTTCGGAAGGAAAACTTCAATCTGAAGCTGCGCATCTACTTTATGGAGGAAGGCCAGCCAGGTGCCCGTTCCAATCACAACGGCGAATCCGCATCCAAGCAGCTGATTGAGTCAAAGATTGAGGTCGAGGTGCTGCGCAAAACGGTGGAGGAGAAGACGGAGCTCTTGAAGGATGCCGCCAGGGCCATTTCCCATCACGAGGAGATACAGCGCAAGGCGGATATGGAAAGTCAGGCCATGATTGATCATCTGCAGGAACAAATACGCGGCTATCAG GCTGCATCTAGAGCTGGCAACCCAAGTGCTGTGATTGACGCTGAGAAGCTCAGGCGGCTGGAGCAAGAGATCCAGAGGCTGGAGAACGAACTGCTGGAGGGCGATATGCGTCACACGGCAGCTAAGAGTCAGTTGGAATTCGCGCTGGCCGAGCGCCTGGACTCACTGATGGCCTGCGAGGCCAAGATCGAGGAGCTCGCCATCAAGAATGCCGAGCTGGTGGAACGCCTCCAAAAGGATACAGAATCCAGCGAAGCGGCCAAT GCTAAGCGAGAACTGAACGCCCAGTTGGCCGACAGGATGTGCGAGCTGCAGGATGCCCAAGAGAAGCTGAAGGAGCGAGAGCGCATCCACGAGCAGGCCTGTCGCACCATCCAGAAGTTGATGCAGAAGCTGAGCAGCCAAGAGAAGGAGATCAAGCGGCTTAATCAGCAGCAGAAGGAGCAGTCGGTTAACAAGGAG AACGACACCGCCAAATCGATTGCTTCGCCCTCATCAACTGGCCGATCCCTGAGCGACAACGAGGTCTGTTCCCCGGACATCTCTTCGAGCTTGAAGGATCGTTACGAGCTTAAGATTTCCGAGCAGGAGGAACTAATCAAGCAGCTGAAAGCAGAGGTTAAAAAGAAGACGACCAACCTGCAGAACCTGGTGAACAGAGAGCTTTGGGAGAAGAACCGTGAGGTGGAGCGCCTCACCAAGCTTCTGGCGAACCAACAAAAGTCGCTTCCTCAGATCGGTGAGGAGTCCTCCGGTGAAGCTGTCGCGGATCTCCAGCAGTCATTCTCTGAGGCAGACTACTTGCGTGCGGTGGAACGCAACAAGCTGCTGCAACGTAAGGTGGACGTACTCTTCCAGCGGCTGACCGATGATCAACAGAATTCCGCTGTTATAAGCCAACTGCGTATGGAGCTCAAGAAAGCCCACGCGGATGTGGAGAGTGCGGACAAGTGGCGCCTGGAGTGCGCCGACGTTTGCGGTGTGCTGACCAATCGCCTGGAGGAACTGGCCGGTTTCCTCAACTCCCTGCTGAAGCACAAGGATGTGCTAGGGGTGCTTGCCGCAGATCGTCGTCACGCCATGCGAAAGGCCGTGGATCGCAGTCTGGATCTGTCCAAGAGCCTCAACATGACTCTTAACATCACGGGCACCTCCCTGGCCGACCAGAGTCTGGCCCAGCTGTGCAATCTCTCCGAGATTCTGTACACCGAAGGTGACCTTAGTCAAAAGACTTTCAATTCCCACGAAGAGATCCATGCCGCCAGTTCAATGAGTCCAACAATGGAGAACTTGAAGGCGGAGAACAAGGCTCTCAAGCGGGAACTGGAGAAGCGACGCTCCACCGATGGTCAACAGCAGCTGCGCAAGGAGCGCCGTTCGCTGCCGCTTCCCAGCCAGCAGTTGGACAACCACAGCGAGTCAGAGGCTTGGTCGGAGCCAGATCGCAAGGTTTCCTTGGCGCGCATCGGCTTGGAGGAGAACTCCAATAGCTTGGCGGCACCCGAGCAGCCTGGCAGTGAGTCCGAAAGCGAAGGACGCGCCTGCTCGACTCGCCAAGACCGAAGCCGCAACAGCGAGCGCATCGCTCAGCTGGAGGAGCAAATCGCCCAGAAGGACGAACGAATGCTTAACGTGCAGTGCCAACTAGTGGATCTGGACAACCGATACAAACAAGAGCAACTGCGCTGCATGGAACTCACCCAGCAACTGGAGCAGCTTCGAGCCATCAACGAAGCTCTCAAAGCAGATCTGCAAGCCATTGGAACCCACGAGGACCAGCGAATGGTGGAGCTACAGAAGCTGCTGGAGGTTAAGAGTCAGCAGATCGATCAGTTGAAGCTCGCCCAAAGTACTTTGACAGCCGATGCCCAAATAACCGATATGGAGCTACAAGCGGCACAGCAGCAGATCCACGAGATGGAGCAACAATACTCTGAGTCGGTGGATCAGTTGCAGACCCAGCTGGAGAAGCACAAGGTGGAGGCAATTGAACAGCTCGAGGAGCACGAGCGCCTGCACCAGGAGGCCCTCGAACGCGACTGGGTGGCACTGAGCACCTATCAGGAGCAGGCTCAACAGTTGCTGGAGTTGCAGCGTTCCCTAGACTACCACCAGGAGAACGAGAAGGAGCTGAAGCAGACTCTGGTGGAGAATGAGCTGGCCACACGGGCTCTCAAGAAACAGCTAGACGAAAGCACTCTGCAGGCCTCCAAGGCGGTGATGGAGCGCACCAAGGCCTACAACGACAAGCTGCAGTTGGAGAAGCGCTCCGAGGAACTGAAACAGCAGCTGGAGGCTCTCAAGGAGGAGCAACGCAAccttcagcagcagcagaagcgcTCCAACAGCAGCGATGTCTCCCAATCAGGGTATACCTCCGAGGAGGTGGCCGTGCCTATGGGTGCGGGGGCTCTTGGAGCTGCCCAAGCGGGTGCCGCTTCCAATCCAGCTGCCGCTGCTGTGGTGGCCCAGAGGCTGAACAATTCATCCCCGGATTTGGGAATAGAAAGTGATGCAGGACGCATTTCCAGCGTGGAACTGTCCAATGCCCAGCGAGCACTGCTCAAGACAGTGGAACTTACGAGCGAGAAGACCAAGTCAGAAG AAAATGCTTCTCCAGAGGGAAAGGGCACTGTTACCACCACAGACCACGACTGTGCCAAGGTAGATCTTGAAAATGCCGAACTGAGGCGCAAACTAATCCGCACCAAGCGCGCATTCGAAGACACCTACGAAAAACTGCGTCTGGCTAACAAAGCAAAAGCACAAGTCGAGAAAGACATCAAAAATCAAATACTAAAAACGCACAACGTCCTGCGAAATGTTCGCTCAAACATGGAAAATGAGTTATAA